A genome region from Mercenaria mercenaria strain notata chromosome 11, MADL_Memer_1, whole genome shotgun sequence includes the following:
- the LOC123531799 gene encoding uncharacterized protein LOC123531799 isoform X1: MCDDFEDLDDESMILEKSWKKTIDGINKDGYRAGIDVGQEECLQEGFNTSFTQSSKLLFAVSELRGIVSGKLSYQLMKPGVLSPDQEQLLQTLLGDIVEYETHLLKFSNELYSHLKQKEDSSCNSGAEINPGINNRLTTIVDDDETEYNIDIKDRSNTESRAGNANSRTVGENNLVSELTDSESQDASSLVKINKFKSRLKTILTQES, from the exons atgtgtGATGATTTCGAAGATTTAGATGACGAAAGTATGATTTTAGAAAAGTCCTGGAAGAAAACAATTGATGGAATAAATAAG GATGGGTATAGAGCTGGTATAGATGTTGGCCAGGAAGAATGTCTGCAGGAAGGATTCAATACAAGTTTTACCCAGTCTTCAAAACTTCTTTTTGCTGTCTCGGAATTAAGAGGAATAGTTAG CGGGAAACTGTCTTACCAGTTGATGAAGCCAGGGGTACTGTCACCTGATCAAGAACAGCTCCTGCAAACTTTGCTTGGTGATATTGTAGAATACGAGACACATTTACTCAAGTTTTCAAATGAACTCTACTCTCATTTAAAACAGAAAGAGGACTCGTCATGCAACAGTGGTGCAGAAATTAACCCTGGCATTAACAACAGATTAACAACCATAGTTGATGATGATGAAACTGAATATAATATTGACATTAAAGACCGCTCAAATACTGAAAGCAGAGCTGGTAATGCAAATTCAAGAACAGTCGGTGAAAATAATTTAGTTAGTGAATTGACTGACAGTGAGAGCCAGGATGCTTCTTCTTTAGTTAAAATTAATAAGTTTAAAAGTCGgttaaaaacaattttgacacAGGAAAGTTGA
- the LOC123531799 gene encoding uncharacterized protein LOC123531799 isoform X2, giving the protein MFMKTTSLRHVHQPEPENIEKNASDGYRAGIDVGQEECLQEGFNTSFTQSSKLLFAVSELRGIVSGKLSYQLMKPGVLSPDQEQLLQTLLGDIVEYETHLLKFSNELYSHLKQKEDSSCNSGAEINPGINNRLTTIVDDDETEYNIDIKDRSNTESRAGNANSRTVGENNLVSELTDSESQDASSLVKINKFKSRLKTILTQES; this is encoded by the exons aTGTTCATgaagacaaccagtctgcggcaTGTGCAtcaaccggaaccggaaaacatcgaaaaaaatgcctca GATGGGTATAGAGCTGGTATAGATGTTGGCCAGGAAGAATGTCTGCAGGAAGGATTCAATACAAGTTTTACCCAGTCTTCAAAACTTCTTTTTGCTGTCTCGGAATTAAGAGGAATAGTTAG CGGGAAACTGTCTTACCAGTTGATGAAGCCAGGGGTACTGTCACCTGATCAAGAACAGCTCCTGCAAACTTTGCTTGGTGATATTGTAGAATACGAGACACATTTACTCAAGTTTTCAAATGAACTCTACTCTCATTTAAAACAGAAAGAGGACTCGTCATGCAACAGTGGTGCAGAAATTAACCCTGGCATTAACAACAGATTAACAACCATAGTTGATGATGATGAAACTGAATATAATATTGACATTAAAGACCGCTCAAATACTGAAAGCAGAGCTGGTAATGCAAATTCAAGAACAGTCGGTGAAAATAATTTAGTTAGTGAATTGACTGACAGTGAGAGCCAGGATGCTTCTTCTTTAGTTAAAATTAATAAGTTTAAAAGTCGgttaaaaacaattttgacacAGGAAAGTTGA